One genomic segment of Diceros bicornis minor isolate mBicDic1 chromosome 25, mDicBic1.mat.cur, whole genome shotgun sequence includes these proteins:
- the DENND6B gene encoding protein DENND6B isoform X1: MRPSRSPVTQAKGITAAGVHGLKVPAPLPPAAVVAGFPRFMWKEMSLGRGSSGVCSPSPRHSGHQELGLGPCSPPGSGVWAGLVFCPRHTELGPTPRSPTLHLCLLTADASLWAEFILKLLGARCAGIRTQGLPLGGAGVSLWGTYSPAEAWSPPPLAGRTGSSPDMHGRGRFPSQAASGTRSSASEFVSVEGRGAPGTMIGAMTVGPPCHCRQVKDSSVKRGYFQKSLVLLSRLPFVRLFQALLSLIAPEYFDKLAPCLEAVCSEIDQWPAPMPGQTLNLPVMGVVLQLAAAPFLPQVRVPAKVDKPDCSPPKQCGHENRLPAPVVLTSVHELDLFRCFQPVLTHVQTLWELMLLGEPLVVLAPSPATSSEMVLALTSCLYPLKFCCDYRPYFTIHDSEFKEFATRTQAPPNVVLGVTNPFFIKTLQHWPHILRVGEPRMSGDLPKQVKLKKPSRLKTLDTKPGLYTAYTAHLHRDKALLKRLLKQGLQKKRPSDMQTTLLRRHLLELTQSFIIPLEHYMASLMPLQKSIMPWKAPGLTWLLSQTPPQIRPFRQDDFLRSLEHAGPQLTCILKGDWLGLYRRFFKSPHFDGWYRQRHKEMVQKLEALHLEAICEANIEAWMKDKSEVEVVDLVLKLREKLVRAQGHQLPVKEATLQRAQLYIKTVIGSLPKDLQAVLCPL; the protein is encoded by the exons ATGCGGCCATCCAGAAGCCCCGTGACCCAGGCCAAGGGCATCACAGCTGCCGGTGTGCACGGCTTGAAAGTGCCAGCCCCACTACCCCCTGCAGCAGTGGTGGCCGGGTTCCCCCGATTCATGTGGAAAGAGATGTCtctgggcagagggagcagcgGAGTCTGTTCTCCTTCACCCCGCCACAGTGGCCACCAGGAGCTGGGTCTCGGCCCCTGCTCCCCACCAGGCTCAGGTGTGTGGGCAGGCCTGGTTTTCTGTCCCAGGCACACTGAGCTGGGCCCCACACCACGGTCTCCCACTCTCCACCtgtgcttgctcacagctgaTGCTTCTCTGTGGGCTGAGTTTATTCTAAAACTTCTAGGTGCAAGGTGTGCAGGAATTAGGACCCAGGGACTTCCATTGGGAGGTGCCGGGGTTTCTCTCTGGGGCACTTACAGTCCTGCAGAGGCCTGGTCCCCACCCCCActtgctggcaggacaggctccAGCCCTGACATGCATGGCAGGGGCCGCTTCCCTTCCCAGGCTGCCTCGGGGACACGCAGTTCAGCTTCCGAATTCGTCAGTGTGGAGGGCAGAGGAGCCCCTGGCACGATGATAGGCGCTATGACAGTGGGGCCCCCGTGTCACTGCAG gcaggtgaaggacagctctgtgAAGAGGGGCTACTTCCAGAAG TCTCTGGTGCTGCTGTCCCGCCTGCCCTTCGTCCGGCTGTTCCAGGCGCTGCTGAGCCTGATTGCCCCTGAGTACTTTGACAAGCTGGCGCCCTGCCTGGAAGCAG TGTGCAGTGAGATTGACCAGTGGCCGGCACCCATGCCTGGGCAGACCCTGAACTTGCCTGTCATGGGAGTCGTCCTCCAG CTGGCAGCCgctcccttcctcccccaggtGCGTGTCCCGGCCAAGGTGGACAAGCCTGACTGCAGTCCTCCGAAGCAGTGTGGCCATGAG AACCGGCTGCCAGCCCCGGTGGTCCTCACCAGTGTCCACGAGCTAGACTTGTTCAG GTGCTTCCAGCCCGTGCTGACCCACGTGCAGACGCTGTGGGAGCTCATGCTCCTCGGGGAGCCCCTGGTGGTCCTGGCGCCCTCACCCGCCACGTCCTCGGAGATGGTGCTGGCCTTGACCAG CTGCCTGTATCCCCTCAAGTTCTGCTGTGACTACCGCCCCTACTTCACCATCCATGACAGCGAGTTCAAGGAGTTCGCGACACGCACGCAGGCCCC ACCAAACGTGGTCCTGGGAGTCACAAACCCTTTCTTTATCAAAACGCTCCAGCACTGGCCCCACATCCTCCGTGTTGGGGAGCCTAGGATGTCAG GGGACCTTCCTAAGCAGGTCAAGCTGAAAAAGCCCTCGAGGCTGAAGACCCTCGACACCAAGCCAG gcctctacACCGCCTACACGGCCCACCTCCACCGAGACAAGGCACTGCTCAAACGGCTGCTCAAG CAGGGCCTGCAGAAGAAGCGGCCATCAGACATGCAGACCACACTGCTGAGGCGGCACCTCCTGGAGCTCACGCAGAGCTTCATCATCCCCCTG GAGCACTACATGGCCAGCCTCATGCCCCTGCAGAAGAGCATCATGCCCTGGAAG GCACCCGGGCTTACCTGGCTCCTGTCTCAGACCCCTCCCCAGATCCGTCCCTTCCGCCAGGATGACTTCCTGCGAAGCCTGGAGCATGCAGGGCCCCAGCTCACCTGCATCCTCAAGGGTGACTGGCTGGGCCTCTACAG GCGGTTTTTCAAGTCCCCACATTTTGATGGCTGGTACCGGCAGCGGCACAAAGAGATGGTCCAGAAGCTGGAGGCCCTGCACCTCGAGGCCATCTGTGAGGCG AACATTGAGGCCTGGATGAAGGACAAGTCCGAGGTGGAGGTCGTGGACCTGGTCCTCAAACTTCGGGAGAAGCTG GTGCGGGCACAGGGCCACCAGCTCCCTGTGAAGGAGGCGACACTGCAGCGGGCACAGCTGTACATCAAGACTGTCATTGGCTCCCTGCCCAAGGACCTGCAGGCCGTCCTGTGTCCTCTCTAG
- the DENND6B gene encoding protein DENND6B isoform X3, which translates to MRPSRSPVTQAKGITAAGVHGLKVPAPLPPAAVVAGFPRFMWKEMSLGRGSSGVCSPSPRHSGHQELGLGPCSPPGSGVWAGLVFCPRHTELGPTPRSPTLHLCLLTADASLWAEFILKLLGARCAGIRTQGLPLGGAGVSLWGTYSPAEAWSPPPLAGRTGSSPDMHGRGRFPSQAASGTRSSASEFVSVEGRGAPGTMIGAMTVGPPCHCRQVKDSSVKRGYFQKSLVLLSRLPFVRLFQALLSLIAPEYFDKLAPCLEAVCSEIDQWPAPMPGQTLNLPVMGVVLQVRVPAKVDKPDCSPPKQCGHENRLPAPVVLTSVHELDLFRCFQPVLTHVQTLWELMLLGEPLVVLAPSPATSSEMVLALTSCLYPLKFCCDYRPYFTIHDSEFKEFATRTQAPPNVVLGVTNPFFIKTLQHWPHILRVGEPRMSGDLPKQVKLKKPSRLKTLDTKPGLYTAYTAHLHRDKALLKRLLKQGLQKKRPSDMQTTLLRRHLLELTQSFIIPLEHYMASLMPLQKSIMPWKAPGLTWLLSQTPPQIRPFRQDDFLRSLEHAGPQLTCILKGDWLGLYRRFFKSPHFDGWYRQRHKEMVQKLEALHLEAICEANIEAWMKDKSEVEVVDLVLKLREKLVRAQGHQLPVKEATLQRAQLYIKTVIGSLPKDLQAVLCPL; encoded by the exons ATGCGGCCATCCAGAAGCCCCGTGACCCAGGCCAAGGGCATCACAGCTGCCGGTGTGCACGGCTTGAAAGTGCCAGCCCCACTACCCCCTGCAGCAGTGGTGGCCGGGTTCCCCCGATTCATGTGGAAAGAGATGTCtctgggcagagggagcagcgGAGTCTGTTCTCCTTCACCCCGCCACAGTGGCCACCAGGAGCTGGGTCTCGGCCCCTGCTCCCCACCAGGCTCAGGTGTGTGGGCAGGCCTGGTTTTCTGTCCCAGGCACACTGAGCTGGGCCCCACACCACGGTCTCCCACTCTCCACCtgtgcttgctcacagctgaTGCTTCTCTGTGGGCTGAGTTTATTCTAAAACTTCTAGGTGCAAGGTGTGCAGGAATTAGGACCCAGGGACTTCCATTGGGAGGTGCCGGGGTTTCTCTCTGGGGCACTTACAGTCCTGCAGAGGCCTGGTCCCCACCCCCActtgctggcaggacaggctccAGCCCTGACATGCATGGCAGGGGCCGCTTCCCTTCCCAGGCTGCCTCGGGGACACGCAGTTCAGCTTCCGAATTCGTCAGTGTGGAGGGCAGAGGAGCCCCTGGCACGATGATAGGCGCTATGACAGTGGGGCCCCCGTGTCACTGCAG gcaggtgaaggacagctctgtgAAGAGGGGCTACTTCCAGAAG TCTCTGGTGCTGCTGTCCCGCCTGCCCTTCGTCCGGCTGTTCCAGGCGCTGCTGAGCCTGATTGCCCCTGAGTACTTTGACAAGCTGGCGCCCTGCCTGGAAGCAG TGTGCAGTGAGATTGACCAGTGGCCGGCACCCATGCCTGGGCAGACCCTGAACTTGCCTGTCATGGGAGTCGTCCTCCAG gtGCGTGTCCCGGCCAAGGTGGACAAGCCTGACTGCAGTCCTCCGAAGCAGTGTGGCCATGAG AACCGGCTGCCAGCCCCGGTGGTCCTCACCAGTGTCCACGAGCTAGACTTGTTCAG GTGCTTCCAGCCCGTGCTGACCCACGTGCAGACGCTGTGGGAGCTCATGCTCCTCGGGGAGCCCCTGGTGGTCCTGGCGCCCTCACCCGCCACGTCCTCGGAGATGGTGCTGGCCTTGACCAG CTGCCTGTATCCCCTCAAGTTCTGCTGTGACTACCGCCCCTACTTCACCATCCATGACAGCGAGTTCAAGGAGTTCGCGACACGCACGCAGGCCCC ACCAAACGTGGTCCTGGGAGTCACAAACCCTTTCTTTATCAAAACGCTCCAGCACTGGCCCCACATCCTCCGTGTTGGGGAGCCTAGGATGTCAG GGGACCTTCCTAAGCAGGTCAAGCTGAAAAAGCCCTCGAGGCTGAAGACCCTCGACACCAAGCCAG gcctctacACCGCCTACACGGCCCACCTCCACCGAGACAAGGCACTGCTCAAACGGCTGCTCAAG CAGGGCCTGCAGAAGAAGCGGCCATCAGACATGCAGACCACACTGCTGAGGCGGCACCTCCTGGAGCTCACGCAGAGCTTCATCATCCCCCTG GAGCACTACATGGCCAGCCTCATGCCCCTGCAGAAGAGCATCATGCCCTGGAAG GCACCCGGGCTTACCTGGCTCCTGTCTCAGACCCCTCCCCAGATCCGTCCCTTCCGCCAGGATGACTTCCTGCGAAGCCTGGAGCATGCAGGGCCCCAGCTCACCTGCATCCTCAAGGGTGACTGGCTGGGCCTCTACAG GCGGTTTTTCAAGTCCCCACATTTTGATGGCTGGTACCGGCAGCGGCACAAAGAGATGGTCCAGAAGCTGGAGGCCCTGCACCTCGAGGCCATCTGTGAGGCG AACATTGAGGCCTGGATGAAGGACAAGTCCGAGGTGGAGGTCGTGGACCTGGTCCTCAAACTTCGGGAGAAGCTG GTGCGGGCACAGGGCCACCAGCTCCCTGTGAAGGAGGCGACACTGCAGCGGGCACAGCTGTACATCAAGACTGTCATTGGCTCCCTGCCCAAGGACCTGCAGGCCGTCCTGTGTCCTCTCTAG
- the DENND6B gene encoding protein DENND6B isoform X2: MRPSRSPVTQAKGITAAGVHGLKVPAPLPPAAVVAGFPRFMWKEMSLGRGSSGVCSPSPRHSGHQELGLGPCSPPGSGVWAGLVFCPRHTELGPTPRSPTLHLCLLTADASLWAEFILKLLGARCAGIRTQGLPLGGAGVSLWGTYSPAEAWSPPPLAGRTGSSPDMHGRGRFPSQAASGTRSSASEFVSVEGRGAPGTMIGAMTVGPPCHCRQVKDSSVKRGYFQKSLVLLSRLPFVRLFQALLSLIAPEYFDKLAPCLEAVCSEIDQWPAPMPGQTLNLPVMGVVLQLAAAPFLPQVRVPAKVDKPDCSPPKQCGHENRLPAPVVLTSVHELDLFRCFQPVLTHVQTLWELMLLGEPLVVLAPSPATSSEMVLALTSCLYPLKFCCDYRPYFTIHDSEFKEFATRTQAPPNVVLGVTNPFFIKTLQHWPHILRVGEPRMSGDLPKQVKLKKPSRLKTLDTKPGLYTAYTAHLHRDKALLKRLLKGLQKKRPSDMQTTLLRRHLLELTQSFIIPLEHYMASLMPLQKSIMPWKAPGLTWLLSQTPPQIRPFRQDDFLRSLEHAGPQLTCILKGDWLGLYRRFFKSPHFDGWYRQRHKEMVQKLEALHLEAICEANIEAWMKDKSEVEVVDLVLKLREKLVRAQGHQLPVKEATLQRAQLYIKTVIGSLPKDLQAVLCPL, encoded by the exons ATGCGGCCATCCAGAAGCCCCGTGACCCAGGCCAAGGGCATCACAGCTGCCGGTGTGCACGGCTTGAAAGTGCCAGCCCCACTACCCCCTGCAGCAGTGGTGGCCGGGTTCCCCCGATTCATGTGGAAAGAGATGTCtctgggcagagggagcagcgGAGTCTGTTCTCCTTCACCCCGCCACAGTGGCCACCAGGAGCTGGGTCTCGGCCCCTGCTCCCCACCAGGCTCAGGTGTGTGGGCAGGCCTGGTTTTCTGTCCCAGGCACACTGAGCTGGGCCCCACACCACGGTCTCCCACTCTCCACCtgtgcttgctcacagctgaTGCTTCTCTGTGGGCTGAGTTTATTCTAAAACTTCTAGGTGCAAGGTGTGCAGGAATTAGGACCCAGGGACTTCCATTGGGAGGTGCCGGGGTTTCTCTCTGGGGCACTTACAGTCCTGCAGAGGCCTGGTCCCCACCCCCActtgctggcaggacaggctccAGCCCTGACATGCATGGCAGGGGCCGCTTCCCTTCCCAGGCTGCCTCGGGGACACGCAGTTCAGCTTCCGAATTCGTCAGTGTGGAGGGCAGAGGAGCCCCTGGCACGATGATAGGCGCTATGACAGTGGGGCCCCCGTGTCACTGCAG gcaggtgaaggacagctctgtgAAGAGGGGCTACTTCCAGAAG TCTCTGGTGCTGCTGTCCCGCCTGCCCTTCGTCCGGCTGTTCCAGGCGCTGCTGAGCCTGATTGCCCCTGAGTACTTTGACAAGCTGGCGCCCTGCCTGGAAGCAG TGTGCAGTGAGATTGACCAGTGGCCGGCACCCATGCCTGGGCAGACCCTGAACTTGCCTGTCATGGGAGTCGTCCTCCAG CTGGCAGCCgctcccttcctcccccaggtGCGTGTCCCGGCCAAGGTGGACAAGCCTGACTGCAGTCCTCCGAAGCAGTGTGGCCATGAG AACCGGCTGCCAGCCCCGGTGGTCCTCACCAGTGTCCACGAGCTAGACTTGTTCAG GTGCTTCCAGCCCGTGCTGACCCACGTGCAGACGCTGTGGGAGCTCATGCTCCTCGGGGAGCCCCTGGTGGTCCTGGCGCCCTCACCCGCCACGTCCTCGGAGATGGTGCTGGCCTTGACCAG CTGCCTGTATCCCCTCAAGTTCTGCTGTGACTACCGCCCCTACTTCACCATCCATGACAGCGAGTTCAAGGAGTTCGCGACACGCACGCAGGCCCC ACCAAACGTGGTCCTGGGAGTCACAAACCCTTTCTTTATCAAAACGCTCCAGCACTGGCCCCACATCCTCCGTGTTGGGGAGCCTAGGATGTCAG GGGACCTTCCTAAGCAGGTCAAGCTGAAAAAGCCCTCGAGGCTGAAGACCCTCGACACCAAGCCAG gcctctacACCGCCTACACGGCCCACCTCCACCGAGACAAGGCACTGCTCAAACGGCTGCTCAAG GGCCTGCAGAAGAAGCGGCCATCAGACATGCAGACCACACTGCTGAGGCGGCACCTCCTGGAGCTCACGCAGAGCTTCATCATCCCCCTG GAGCACTACATGGCCAGCCTCATGCCCCTGCAGAAGAGCATCATGCCCTGGAAG GCACCCGGGCTTACCTGGCTCCTGTCTCAGACCCCTCCCCAGATCCGTCCCTTCCGCCAGGATGACTTCCTGCGAAGCCTGGAGCATGCAGGGCCCCAGCTCACCTGCATCCTCAAGGGTGACTGGCTGGGCCTCTACAG GCGGTTTTTCAAGTCCCCACATTTTGATGGCTGGTACCGGCAGCGGCACAAAGAGATGGTCCAGAAGCTGGAGGCCCTGCACCTCGAGGCCATCTGTGAGGCG AACATTGAGGCCTGGATGAAGGACAAGTCCGAGGTGGAGGTCGTGGACCTGGTCCTCAAACTTCGGGAGAAGCTG GTGCGGGCACAGGGCCACCAGCTCCCTGTGAAGGAGGCGACACTGCAGCGGGCACAGCTGTACATCAAGACTGTCATTGGCTCCCTGCCCAAGGACCTGCAGGCCGTCCTGTGTCCTCTCTAG
- the DENND6B gene encoding protein DENND6B isoform X6: protein MEALSGAGPRRARGRLGAPSSGTRAPAAPWARFSAWLECVCVVTFDLELGQALELVYPSDFRLTDKEKSSICYLSFPDSHSGCLGDTQFSFRIRQCGGQRSPWHDDRRYDSGAPVSLQREPAHYFGYVYFRQVKDSSVKRGYFQKSLVLLSRLPFVRLFQALLSLIAPEYFDKLAPCLEAVCSEIDQWPAPMPGQTLNLPVMGVVLQVRVPAKVDKPDCSPPKQCGHENRLPAPVVLTSVHELDLFRCFQPVLTHVQTLWELMLLGEPLVVLAPSPATSSEMVLALTSCLYPLKFCCDYRPYFTIHDSEFKEFATRTQAPPNVVLGVTNPFFIKTLQHWPHILRVGEPRMSGDLPKQVKLKKPSRLKTLDTKPGLYTAYTAHLHRDKALLKRLLKGLQKKRPSDMQTTLLRRHLLELTQSFIIPLEHYMASLMPLQKSIMPWKTPPQIRPFRQDDFLRSLEHAGPQLTCILKGDWLGLYRRFFKSPHFDGWYRQRHKEMVQKLEALHLEAICEANIEAWMKDKSEVEVVDLVLKLREKLVRAQGHQLPVKEATLQRAQLYIKTVIGSLPKDLQAVLCPL, encoded by the exons CTGGTGTACCCCAGCGACTTCCGGCTCACGGACAAGGAG AAAAGCAGCATCTGCTACCTGTCCTTTCCTGACTCCCACTCAG GCTGCCTCGGGGACACGCAGTTCAGCTTCCGAATTCGTCAGTGTGGAGGGCAGAGGAGCCCCTGGCACGATGATAGGCGCTATGACAGTGGGGCCCCCGTGTCACTGCAG AGGGAGCCAGCCCACTACTTTGGCTACGTGTACTTCAGgcaggtgaaggacagctctgtgAAGAGGGGCTACTTCCAGAAG TCTCTGGTGCTGCTGTCCCGCCTGCCCTTCGTCCGGCTGTTCCAGGCGCTGCTGAGCCTGATTGCCCCTGAGTACTTTGACAAGCTGGCGCCCTGCCTGGAAGCAG TGTGCAGTGAGATTGACCAGTGGCCGGCACCCATGCCTGGGCAGACCCTGAACTTGCCTGTCATGGGAGTCGTCCTCCAG gtGCGTGTCCCGGCCAAGGTGGACAAGCCTGACTGCAGTCCTCCGAAGCAGTGTGGCCATGAG AACCGGCTGCCAGCCCCGGTGGTCCTCACCAGTGTCCACGAGCTAGACTTGTTCAG GTGCTTCCAGCCCGTGCTGACCCACGTGCAGACGCTGTGGGAGCTCATGCTCCTCGGGGAGCCCCTGGTGGTCCTGGCGCCCTCACCCGCCACGTCCTCGGAGATGGTGCTGGCCTTGACCAG CTGCCTGTATCCCCTCAAGTTCTGCTGTGACTACCGCCCCTACTTCACCATCCATGACAGCGAGTTCAAGGAGTTCGCGACACGCACGCAGGCCCC ACCAAACGTGGTCCTGGGAGTCACAAACCCTTTCTTTATCAAAACGCTCCAGCACTGGCCCCACATCCTCCGTGTTGGGGAGCCTAGGATGTCAG GGGACCTTCCTAAGCAGGTCAAGCTGAAAAAGCCCTCGAGGCTGAAGACCCTCGACACCAAGCCAG gcctctacACCGCCTACACGGCCCACCTCCACCGAGACAAGGCACTGCTCAAACGGCTGCTCAAG GGCCTGCAGAAGAAGCGGCCATCAGACATGCAGACCACACTGCTGAGGCGGCACCTCCTGGAGCTCACGCAGAGCTTCATCATCCCCCTG GAGCACTACATGGCCAGCCTCATGCCCCTGCAGAAGAGCATCATGCCCTGGAAG ACCCCTCCCCAGATCCGTCCCTTCCGCCAGGATGACTTCCTGCGAAGCCTGGAGCATGCAGGGCCCCAGCTCACCTGCATCCTCAAGGGTGACTGGCTGGGCCTCTACAG GCGGTTTTTCAAGTCCCCACATTTTGATGGCTGGTACCGGCAGCGGCACAAAGAGATGGTCCAGAAGCTGGAGGCCCTGCACCTCGAGGCCATCTGTGAGGCG AACATTGAGGCCTGGATGAAGGACAAGTCCGAGGTGGAGGTCGTGGACCTGGTCCTCAAACTTCGGGAGAAGCTG GTGCGGGCACAGGGCCACCAGCTCCCTGTGAAGGAGGCGACACTGCAGCGGGCACAGCTGTACATCAAGACTGTCATTGGCTCCCTGCCCAAGGACCTGCAGGCCGTCCTGTGTCCTCTCTAG
- the DENND6B gene encoding protein DENND6B isoform X4, producing the protein MRPSRSPVTQAKGITAAGVHGLKVPAPLPPAAVVAGFPRFMWKEMSLGRGSSGVCSPSPRHSGHQELGLGPCSPPGSGVWAGLVFCPRHTELGPTPRSPTLHLCLLTADASLWAEFILKLLGARCAGIRTQGLPLGGAGVSLWGTYSPAEAWSPPPLAGRTGSSPDMHGRGRFPSQAASGTRSSASEFVSVEGRGAPGTMIGAMTVGPPCHCRQVKDSSVKRGYFQKSLVLLSRLPFVRLFQALLSLIAPEYFDKLAPCLEAVCSEIDQWPAPMPGQTLNLPVMGVVLQLAAAPFLPQVRVPAKVDKPDCSPPKQCGHENRLPAPVVLTSVHELDLFRCFQPVLTHVQTLWELMLLGEPLVVLAPSPATSSEMVLALTSCLYPLKFCCDYRPYFTIHDSEFKEFATRTQAPPNVVLGVTNPFFIKTLQHWPHILRVGEPRMSGDLPKQVKLKKPSRLKTLDTKPGLYTAYTAHLHRDKALLKRLLKQGLQKKRPSDMQTTLLRRHLLELTQSFIIPLEHYMASLMPLQKSIMPWKTPPQIRPFRQDDFLRSLEHAGPQLTCILKGDWLGLYRRFFKSPHFDGWYRQRHKEMVQKLEALHLEAICEANIEAWMKDKSEVEVVDLVLKLREKLVRAQGHQLPVKEATLQRAQLYIKTVIGSLPKDLQAVLCPL; encoded by the exons ATGCGGCCATCCAGAAGCCCCGTGACCCAGGCCAAGGGCATCACAGCTGCCGGTGTGCACGGCTTGAAAGTGCCAGCCCCACTACCCCCTGCAGCAGTGGTGGCCGGGTTCCCCCGATTCATGTGGAAAGAGATGTCtctgggcagagggagcagcgGAGTCTGTTCTCCTTCACCCCGCCACAGTGGCCACCAGGAGCTGGGTCTCGGCCCCTGCTCCCCACCAGGCTCAGGTGTGTGGGCAGGCCTGGTTTTCTGTCCCAGGCACACTGAGCTGGGCCCCACACCACGGTCTCCCACTCTCCACCtgtgcttgctcacagctgaTGCTTCTCTGTGGGCTGAGTTTATTCTAAAACTTCTAGGTGCAAGGTGTGCAGGAATTAGGACCCAGGGACTTCCATTGGGAGGTGCCGGGGTTTCTCTCTGGGGCACTTACAGTCCTGCAGAGGCCTGGTCCCCACCCCCActtgctggcaggacaggctccAGCCCTGACATGCATGGCAGGGGCCGCTTCCCTTCCCAGGCTGCCTCGGGGACACGCAGTTCAGCTTCCGAATTCGTCAGTGTGGAGGGCAGAGGAGCCCCTGGCACGATGATAGGCGCTATGACAGTGGGGCCCCCGTGTCACTGCAG gcaggtgaaggacagctctgtgAAGAGGGGCTACTTCCAGAAG TCTCTGGTGCTGCTGTCCCGCCTGCCCTTCGTCCGGCTGTTCCAGGCGCTGCTGAGCCTGATTGCCCCTGAGTACTTTGACAAGCTGGCGCCCTGCCTGGAAGCAG TGTGCAGTGAGATTGACCAGTGGCCGGCACCCATGCCTGGGCAGACCCTGAACTTGCCTGTCATGGGAGTCGTCCTCCAG CTGGCAGCCgctcccttcctcccccaggtGCGTGTCCCGGCCAAGGTGGACAAGCCTGACTGCAGTCCTCCGAAGCAGTGTGGCCATGAG AACCGGCTGCCAGCCCCGGTGGTCCTCACCAGTGTCCACGAGCTAGACTTGTTCAG GTGCTTCCAGCCCGTGCTGACCCACGTGCAGACGCTGTGGGAGCTCATGCTCCTCGGGGAGCCCCTGGTGGTCCTGGCGCCCTCACCCGCCACGTCCTCGGAGATGGTGCTGGCCTTGACCAG CTGCCTGTATCCCCTCAAGTTCTGCTGTGACTACCGCCCCTACTTCACCATCCATGACAGCGAGTTCAAGGAGTTCGCGACACGCACGCAGGCCCC ACCAAACGTGGTCCTGGGAGTCACAAACCCTTTCTTTATCAAAACGCTCCAGCACTGGCCCCACATCCTCCGTGTTGGGGAGCCTAGGATGTCAG GGGACCTTCCTAAGCAGGTCAAGCTGAAAAAGCCCTCGAGGCTGAAGACCCTCGACACCAAGCCAG gcctctacACCGCCTACACGGCCCACCTCCACCGAGACAAGGCACTGCTCAAACGGCTGCTCAAG CAGGGCCTGCAGAAGAAGCGGCCATCAGACATGCAGACCACACTGCTGAGGCGGCACCTCCTGGAGCTCACGCAGAGCTTCATCATCCCCCTG GAGCACTACATGGCCAGCCTCATGCCCCTGCAGAAGAGCATCATGCCCTGGAAG ACCCCTCCCCAGATCCGTCCCTTCCGCCAGGATGACTTCCTGCGAAGCCTGGAGCATGCAGGGCCCCAGCTCACCTGCATCCTCAAGGGTGACTGGCTGGGCCTCTACAG GCGGTTTTTCAAGTCCCCACATTTTGATGGCTGGTACCGGCAGCGGCACAAAGAGATGGTCCAGAAGCTGGAGGCCCTGCACCTCGAGGCCATCTGTGAGGCG AACATTGAGGCCTGGATGAAGGACAAGTCCGAGGTGGAGGTCGTGGACCTGGTCCTCAAACTTCGGGAGAAGCTG GTGCGGGCACAGGGCCACCAGCTCCCTGTGAAGGAGGCGACACTGCAGCGGGCACAGCTGTACATCAAGACTGTCATTGGCTCCCTGCCCAAGGACCTGCAGGCCGTCCTGTGTCCTCTCTAG